AAATCGAATACATCGATCTTCAAAATCCGGCAAATCCATTAGTACAATTGAACCAAAAAAAATGAAAGAGAATTTCCCAATTCCCTAGAAATATCTAGAATACCTACATGTATACAAAAGTCTTAGCCAATTAAGAATTTTATGCTGGTAAATATATTTATTATTTTTTCAGTTTTTTAGTAACTAAGACTAGAATCCTTGTTCACTTCTCCCTAATATCAAGCTTGTATTTGCAAAACTTCCTAATAGTGACTCAAACAAGCCCAGTTTTTACCCTAACATTTAGTGATAGGGTGCAAGCTTTGAAAAAGCATCATCATGGCATCTGGTGTAGAAGCGCCCTTTGCTGAAGCAGTTTTCAACCCAACCTAGATTGTAAAACAACATCTAAGTTAGTTTATAAAAAAGGATACTGGTTTAGATACTTAAATTACCGCTGACCATAGGATCCAAGGTTGGAACTGCCATCAATCGTGTGTCGGAGATCGTTTCAAAGATGGGTAGACAAATTTCCTGGGTGTAATGAGAAACTTCGTTGTATATTTCATCAGTTTTGCTCTTGGTAAGTTGGCACTAATTGTCTCTTTAGTGTCACCCCGCTCTGTTTTACGGTGATACCAGGAACTATTTCTATGAGGTAGAATATTTTTCCAACCAATGCCTGTTAAGGTACACCAAACAACTAATCAATTAGGATTTTTTCTAAATTGACAAGCAAATTCTTCCTGACCCCAAACCTAAATATAGGTAAGTAGAGGGCAAATTTTGTGTAATAAGGTGCAATCTGGCTCAGTAGTGAAACTTATTAACCATATTCTGAAAGCAAACAAGACGCTGTACGATGTGTCTTTACAAGTTGTGCTATCTGAGTGTAATTTTGGGTGTGGAGTTACCTATACTGTAGTCAGATGTACTTTTAGCTACTTAGTTACCCGTAAAAGAGCCACATTTAACATTACCAATAATTTTTATGTCCAGTATTTTTATTTGGAAGGAGATTATAAAATATACAGAATTAACATTGTAAGAGTGGCGGGAAAAGCAAAAAAAATCAATACTGTAAGTTGTAAAATTAGTGACCCATCTAAATCATTAGTAATAAAAGAGGAAGCACATTGGAAATTGCAAATAAAACCCAAGCTAAATCGCCAGCCTAATAGTGAAGATATTAATATTTGGTTGAGGTTATACAGATCATTTTTAAGTAAATATAGGTATACTTCTCTAGAACTGGTTGTGCGATCGGCTGCGTTCTTGGCTGATGCCGTAGCGAAATTTCGCACTGACAATCCTGTTAGGGTTGGAAGTAGTGAGAACAATAAAGAACACTGTCATTATCTATGGCAATGTGACACTATAGTTGACTCTTAGGTGAATTACACCTGAAAAAGTCGTTTATCTACCTTTCACAAATCTAATGACACTTGATAATAACCAAGGGCTTACCTATAAAAACTCCCAATCTGTGGGACAGTCAGGATTCTCACTGGCTGTTAACTCGAATAATCCCTTTAATCACTCTGGGCTTAACTTCGGACAGAATCATGACAGTAAAAAGATTACTGCTGAAAGCAACAGAATTGGTGAGATTGTTCCGGGTCGGGTTGCGAACATCAAAGTGATTGGTGTAGGTGGCGGTGGTGGTAATGCCGTTAACCGCATGATAGAGTCTGATGTCAGTGGAGTGGAGTTTTGGTCAATTAATACTGATGCTCAAGCTTTGACTTTAGCAGGTGCGCCTAGTAGGTTACAAATAGGACAGAAATTGACCCGTGGTTTAGGCGCAGGTGGTAATCCTGCTATTGGTCAAAAGGCAGCTGAGGAATCGCGGGATGAAATTGCTACAGCTTTGGAAGGTGCTGACCTGGTATTTATTACCGCTGGAATGGGAGGTGGTACAGGAACTGGTGCAGCTCCAATTGTTGCGGAAGTAGCAAAAGAAATGGGTGCTCTCACTGTAGGGGTTGTGACACGTCCATTTGTTTTTGAAGGACGCCGTCGTACTAGTCAAGCAGAGCAGGGCATTGAAGGGCTAAAAAGTAGGGTAGATACGCTGATTATTATCCCTAACAATAAGCTGTTGGAAGTGATACCTGAGCAAACTCCCGTGCAAGAAGCGTTTCGCTATGCGGATGATGTGCTACGTCAAGGGGTGCAAGGAATTTCGGATATCATCACCATCCCTGGGTTGGTAAATGTTGACTTTGCTGATGTTCGGGCTGTGATGGCCGATGCGGGATCGGCATTGATGGGTATAGGAGTTAGCTCTGGGAAATCAAGAGCTAGAGAAGCTGCGATCGCTGCTATTTCCTCACCTTTACTAGAATGTTCTATTGAAGGAGCTAGAGGAGTTGTTTTTAACATTACTGGTGGTAGCGACCTCACCTTGCATGAAGTGAACGCTGCCGCAGAAACAATCTATGAAGTAGTTGATCCCAACGCCAATATTATTTTTGGTGCTGTGATTGATGACAGGCTCCAAGGTGAAGTACGTATTACTGTAATTGCAACTGGTTTTACTGGCGAACTACAAGCAGCACCACAACAAACTGTAGCAAACACAAGGGTTGCAACCCCTCCCCCGAAGCGTCCTATGTCACAGCCACCTGCTGCTAGTCCCCCAACACCAATTGCAGAGCCAAAAGAAAAACCTGTATTAGATATTCCTGATTTTCTCCAACGGCGGCGTAACCCACCAAAGAATTGAGTTTGTAAGAATTCAGATTGAAGATGAAATTGGAATTTTCAAGTCGGGTTGAGCGCTATATATAAATTGCTGGCTATTGAGTTGCTTCAGGGCAGGAACAGCAATTCCTTATTTATCCCTGATATAGCCAATTGCCAACGAAACTCTTCAACACTAAACACAAAATCTAATGAACTTGGGCATGGGTCTTTTGAACTTAGATGTCCTCAAGTAAGTTGGGAATAAAACTGTCAGGATGAAGAGTTTTGAAAAATATTATTACTTTCTTTGCTACCATCAGCATATTTCTGAAAAGCGGGAAGACTAATTTAACTAAGACTGCACTCGCTTATGTAAGTTTGCTTGGCTGTCAGGAAAATTAAATAGGTGTAGGCTTCCCGGAATTTAAAAATGCGAAGAAACTAGAAAAGGTAAATAAATTCTATTTTTTACGTTGTAGAGTCTGCTCAACCCAGAGAATGACAAGACGACCAAGGCTAGTACCATTGAATCTGTCAATCTCGCGCACTCCAGTCGGACTGGTGACGTTGACTTCGGTCAAGTAACCGCCGATCACGTCAATACCTACAAAAATTAAGCCATCTTGGCGTAATTTTTCAGCAATTTGGGTACAAATTTCATGCTCTCTTGAGGTAATTTCAGTTTGAGCAACTGTACCGCCAGTCGCCATATTGTTGCGAAAGTCACTGCCACTAGATAGACGATTGAGGGCACCAATCGGTTCGCCATTCAGGAGGATAATTCTTTTATCTCCGTCTTTTGCCTGTGGTAAGTAAGTTTGTACCATGACTGGTACTCGACCTTGAAAAGTACTAAGTTCAACAATTGAGTTGAAATTGCGATCGCTTGATTGTAAAAATAAAATTCCTTCTCCAGCTTTGTTGCCTAGTGGTTTGAGAACAGTTGCCCCTTTTGCTTCTACAAATTTACGGATAACGTGCTTATCAGCACTCACTATGGTTTCTGGAATTACATTGGTAAACTGAAGCGCGTACATTTTTTCGTTTGCGCCTCTGATACCCTTAGGACTGTTTATTATTAAGGTTTTGTCTTGGTTAATGTAATCCAGAATATAGGTTGCATAGAGGTAGGAATCGTTGACTGGTGGATCTGTCCGCATAAATACAGCATCCATTGTGTCCAGGCAAGTGAAAGCAGGTTGAGCTTCGCTCAACTTGTACCAAGGATTGACTGCAAAATAGCGTCCTTCCACCAACTGCACTGGTATGAGTTCTACACGCTGTAAGATAGCCCAGGCTTTGCCTTCTACTACACTCAAGAGATTAGCTTGTGTTACCCAAACTTCGTGTCCTAGGATTTGCGCTGCTTCCATCAGAGCAACACTAGTATCATGGCATGGATCGAGCTGATGGATGGGATCAATGATAAAAGCTAGTTTCACGCTTTTTGCCTCAATCACCAGGAAAATTAACTTTATTCAATTTAGATTATCTCCTGATGTTTAAGCTGATTTACACCCAGTTTTGTTGCTAGCAAGCCTCATTCTAGTCATTTGTCCTGCTATACGCTATTGCTAGAAGTTAGTAGATCGTCTAGCTTGCCTTGATTTTCTAAAACATAAATATCATCACAACCACCAACATGATTGTCATTGATGAAAATTTGTGGTAAAGAGCGTCTTCCATTTGCTCTTTGAGCCATTTTAGCCCGTGCTGTCTCGTCTCCATCAATCTTATATTCGATAAATTCTACCCCTTTATTATTCAGCAAATTTTTCGCCCGGATGCAAAATGGGCAAGTTCTCCAGGTATAGATTTCTACCTTAGCAGCCATAACGTCCTCAACTTGATTTAATATTCTTAATTTTAGAACGTTGGCACTAGCTGTAGCTGCTTTATTTAAGTTTGGGTTAAATTTCAAAAGTGACCCAATAGATTTATACAAATAAAGGTTAGTCAATAGTCGATAGGCTATTAGCTATAGACTCTTGACTAATGTTATTTTTGCACCAGGTTTGTTAATTAACTGAATGGTATTCCAGTTTAAATACGAGTAACCTCAGCAACTATACGGTGTTTATTTTTGTGGTTTAATTTGAATTAAGTATTAACCGCTACTCAGTTTGTAGTTCAATAATAGTAAAAGCTATGCGTAAAGTAATTTCTAATTTACTAATACAGCGTAAATTCTAAATTATCACTTCTTCAAAAATTAGTTTGATCGCGCTAATGGGTTATTTCCAGAGAAATGAGTGAAGATGCACCGGATACGGTGCGACCATATGTTCTGGTTTTAATCTTTATGTATGTTAAGTAACATTGTGTATCCGGTACTCACCTATCAGACGCTAAAAGCTAGAATTTAAACTTGTACTAGAGGCTTTTTTTTCAGCACTTTCAGCGTACTCAATGCCAATAATCCAAGCGCAGCGGTTGTACTCGGTTCAGGTACTTTTTTAGGTGGAGGTGGCGGTGGAGTATAATAAGTGCCTTGGTTTTGTATAAGACTAGGTTCACTTAAACTTGTACCGTACTGGAAACGAACATTGTTAATCTTTTTGATATCAAAATTAGTAGCCAGACCTGATAAAACGAATGTAGCAGAATCTTTGACAAAAGTGCCTGCTTTTACGGCTGGATTTGGACTATCGTAACCGCTGATAATACCGTAATTAAATTGCTGTCCCCCACCTCCTTGGAAAATACCTAAGCCAGCAGTACCTATACCGTAATTTTGGGTTATCCCAGGAAGATCTGTTGAGCCATTGCCTGTGTTTGGCAATTTCCATTCATTAAGAGCCTTAAGATCGACATTATTTGTGGTGCTAGCACCATTGTTAGCAACCACTTTTGGTGCTATTGCTGAAGACAAAGATAAACCTGTGGGATTACCTGTAATATCCCAGAAAAAGGCTGTCAGAATATCAGAAGGCACTGTAGCACCTGGCCCTATGTTAGTTAAGGTGACTTGTAATTTACCTTGACTGATAAGTGAGTCATCAAAGACAACTTTTGCGCCCAGAGCATTAGTAGCACCACCCGATGCTGAGTTAGTTCCTGTGGCTGAAAAAGTCATAGTAGCAGCATTTGCTTTAGGTATGTGCGCAGCCGTAACCACAGCTAATGCTGATACAAAGTAGGTTAGATAACCCAATAATTGCTTGGAATATGCTTGAGACATGCGGATTAAAACCCTCGGTTTTAGTTTAGGGCTAGAAGAGTATTTCAAATCTATCGGGATTGCACAAGGAAATATGAATATAAATTGGCACAAAAAATTGAGCTAGTCTACGGTTGTTCTCTAACTTCATTTAAAATTTACTTGAGCGTTGAATATTATTTTTTATAGTTGATTGCCATGAGTATAGTAGCTTTACGGTGACTATAGATATAGCCAACATCCGTAATAGTTACTATTATTTTTGCTCAGATTAATTTTGATCTTATACATTTATTGACAAATATATTCTTATCAAACTAGAGTTTAGTATTTGCTAGTGAAATACTTAAATATTCATCTATAGCATTTACACTTAGTTTGCGGTGCGATTAATCCAACCGTTAATAGTAAAGCGGCTATCTGCAAAAGCTTGAGATGGGCAACTAACAGGCCGTACTTCGTGCATATAGCGGCTGAGGAAGAAGACAATACTATTGTTACGAGGCTCAACTGTGTTAAATAAATCAGAATTTACATAAAATTTATTAGAGATTTGACTATCATAGATCAGTAACTCTCCACCAGAGAAAGGTTTAGGTTCTCGATAAAAGTAATAAACGTAAGTAAGTTCTCTGAGAAAAGTTTCTGGACTACCGTTATCATTATGGATTTTGTAATAATGACCATCATTATGTGCGGTGAGTTGGCTTTCAATATAATTGATGGCAAATGATTGTAGTCCTAATTTGGTGATTACATCAGGTATAATCGCGTCTATTTTCTGTAAGATGAGTTCGGAAAATTCGGGAAAGGAGTAGAGAACCAATGATTCCCGATAATTCATAGCGTTAGTGGAAGTACTGGTAGGTACAAAATCTGCTTTCTTTTCTAGAACATATTTGAGTAGTTGCTGATGTTCATCTGGTGTTAAAAAGTTTTCTATTTGGAGATATTCAGAAGACAAAGCATTAACATTTACTAGTTGAACTGTTTCTATCGCCTGTACTGAAATTTCGGGTTCTGTAGTCATATTGGTTTCCACTTTATCTTTAAAAGCAAATGCCATAGTGAGATTCACTACGGCATTTTAACTGAAACACAAAAGTTATTTTTTAGTATTTACCGAGAGTCAACAGCGTATTGAATTAGCTGGGTTAAGCGATGGCGTAAGGTTTCTAATCCTAAGCGCTGGCTAGCAGAAATAAATACTGCTAGAGGAAATTCTTCCCTAGCTAAAGCTAAGGTTTCGCTATTGACTCGATCGATCTTGTTAAAAGCAACCAATGCTGGGCCTGGAGTCACTGGCATTTGAGCTAAGATTTCTCTAACTGAGCGAATATGACTCAACCAAGCTGGATGAGATAAATCGACTAAGTGTAGTAAAGCATCTGCTTCTGTGACTTCCTCTAAGGTAGCCCGAAAAGCATCCATTAATGAGACAGGTAATTCGTGTATAAATCCTACCGTATCTGTCAGTAGTATTTCTTGAGATTCACCTGTTTCGGCATGAGGAATCACCAGGCGGCGTGTGGTGGGGTCAAGAGTGGCAAACAGCTGGTCTGCTGTATATACTTCGGCATTGGTGAGGGCATTTAGCAAGGTGGATTTACCAGCATTCGTATAACCAACTAAAGCTACTGAGGGTACTTCCCGATGCTGTCGGCGCTGGCGTAAGCGGGAACGATGTGCTTGCAGCTGGTTAACTTCTTGTTGCAAACGCGAAATGCGCCGTTGAATAGCACGGCGTTCAGTTTCTAGTTTTGTTTCACCAGGGCCACGAGTACCAATACCACCTCCTAACCGGGACATTGCTTGCCCTCTACCAGTCAGCCGCGGCAGCATATATTCAAGCTGTGCCAGTTCTACTTGTAACTTACCAGCACGGGACTGAGCGCGTTGGGCAAATATATCCAAAATTACTTCGGTACGGTCAACTACCCGCACACCAATCTGCGCTTCTAAATTACGGACTTGGGCGGGTGAGAGGTCGCGGTCAAATACTACTAGATTTGCCCCCAAAGTTTGAGCAGTCAGGGCGACTTCTTGGACTTTGCCCTCACCGACTACTGTTTGAGGATGAATACGCGATCGCTTTTGCTGTACTGTCTGCAATACATCGCCCCCAGCTGTATCTACCAAGCGTGCTAATTCCGCTAAGGTATCGTGGAATGCTAGAGGAGTCATCTCATCTGTCATCACTCCCACAATTAACACGCGATCGTGGTCAATATCTACTTGCTGGGCAACAAATTCGCGCTGAAATTCTGCTTCCAGATTTTCTACTAAATCTATCAAATCTTGCTGTGTCAACTCATCCAAACTCAGAGGTGGTGACACACTCCAGCTAGGAGATTGGACAGCACTCGACCCGACTTTAGATAAAGTTGCACTGGCTAGCATAGGCTGAGACTCTTGGGGTGTCAGGTGAGCCAAATAAGCTTCTTTGACATACCCAGCAGCGCCTCCGCCTCGGCGGGTAAATCCTGTTCCGGTAATATTGAGTACTGCTAAAGCATCTAAGCGTTGCAAGGCCATAGCCGTCAGCGCCGCTTCATTTGGCGGTTCTGACTTCAGATGAGTGGCAATGCAACGAATACCGCTAAGTCGTTCTGCAGCATAACGGGGCAGTTCTAACGGTGGAATTTGCGTTTGACGCGGTGTGCCTACCCCTACGCGAATCACTTGTCCGCGACGGTTGAGGTAGGCACACACAGGCTGATTGATTTCTGTGCTAATTGCTGCCAGACGCTGGGCAAATTCGGACGTAGTTATGCGATCGCCCGGTATGCGCTGGTGATATAGCCGCTGTAGCTGCTTCAGCTGGCTAGATTTTAAACCTTGGAGATTTCCGTAGATAGTCTCTATAGGCGTTTCTGACCAGTAAAATGGTCCCCCGAATCCTTCTATAAGTCTATTTTACAACATGCTTCAAGGTTCAAAGTCTAGCTGATGAGGCTGGCATTGGGATGCAGCAGTCTTAATTTTTTTATTTAATAAAATTTTATGATACGATAGACAGTTTACTTAGGCGTTCAGCACTTCAACCATTGACTGAAAATCGCCTAGCAGATTGTTGAAACTCTGATGGCTGATGTGAAAAAGTATAGTAAACAGTTGAATTTACTTATATTTCTATGACTGAGTCAACAGAAGTTTGGTATGTTGTTAAGCGTCCTGCTGGTTCTTGCGAGATCGTCTGCAACTTAATTGCTGAAGAAGATAATCTAGAGATTATAGAACATTGGGGGCCATTTACTTCTCAAGGAGAAGCGATCGCCCGTCGTGTCGGATTAATTAGGGCTGGCAAGTGCCAACCCCAATAAATTCAAGAAATAATTTACAATTTTTAATTTTTCCCTACACTAGTGGTGCCCCTAGCAGCAATTTGCTTGCCTAGCACTTCTACTGCCTTAGCGAATTGTGGATCTTGGAGGGTGGCAAATTTGTCCCGTTCGTTGAGCCACAAATCTTTCCTTTGGGCATCGGTCAAATCCACCTTCACATCGGGATCGATACCATGCTTATTAATATCTTTACCACTTGGGGTATGGTATTTAGCGATCGTCACCGCTAATCCGGAGCCATCTTCTAGCGGGCGTACAGATTGTACCAAGCCCTTGCCAAAGGTTTGACTGCCTACCAAGGTAGCACGTTTGTTGTCTTGCAAAGCTCCAGAGAGGATTTCGCTGGCACTAGCTGAACCTTTATCTACCAAAACGACCAACGGCTTATCTGTCAAAGCACGTCCATTGGCTATTTCTCGCTCTTGCTCACCTTGACGATCAATTGTGGAGACAATTGTGCCTTTATTCAGCCACATCCGAGCAATTTCCACACTTGAGAAGAGTAAACCACCAGGATTGCCACGCAGATCCATGACATAACCAACTACTTGTTTGGTTTCTAAGTCTTTAATGGCATTTCGCATTTCTTTGCCAGCATTGGCGCTGAACTGGTTTAGGCGAATGTAACCTATATTTCCAGCTGGAGTTTGTTTTTGTGAAAACTTCACTGGATGGATTTCAATTCGTGCCCGTGTAATTTCAAAATCCTTAGTTTGACCGCTACGCCTAATAGTTAGTTTTACCTTAGAGCCTGCTTCACCGCGAATGAGGGACACTGCCTGGTTTGTATCCATCCCCTCAGTACTTTTACCGTCGATTTTGAGAATTTCATCCTTGGCTAAAATACCAGCCTTAAATGCTGGAGTATCCTCAATCGGGGCGATCACAACAAGCTGCTTTGTTTTTTCATCCTGACTGATTGTGATACCAATACCTGTTAACTCACCAGAGGTATCAACTTGCATATTTTTAAATTCCTCTGGGTCCATGAACCGGGTATAAGGGTCATCTAGCTTTTTCAGCATTTCCCGGATGGACTTATAAGCTTCTTTTTTACTACTGTAGGACTTACTTAAGTACTCCTTCCGTACAGCCTGCCAATCTACTTGATTAAAAGTACCGTCTACGTATTGGCGCTGCACAACTTGCCAAACTTCGTCTATCAGTTCCTTGGGACTGTTATTTAAGGCCTGACCTCGTGAGTGAATGCCAAGGCTCGTAATAGCAATAGTTGAGAGCGTCACTGCCGTAGCACCCAAAACCAGCTTACTTTTTGTAATCACCATAATGACAGCTGCGCCAGAGGAAAAATTTTGTATAGTCAGTATGCTCAATCTAACACAGGGTATCACTGTAACAGACGAGCATGTATTCTTATTACAGCAAAATACTTGGCGATCCGGCGACCACAATGGTCGCCGTTACGAAAATTTTACGGTTCTACCCAGCGTCCATCGGACTTAATGAGGTTAATCAATTCCTCTACGCCTTTATCTTCTGGGACTTTTTTAATTTCTTCTCTGCCACGATATAAAGAAATATAACCAGGAGTTTTGCCTACATAGCCATAGTCAGCATCTGCCATTTCACCAGGGCCATTTACAATACAACCCATGACTGCTATGTCCAGCCCTGTTAAATGTTTAGTGGCTTCTCGAACTTTGTGCAGCACTTCTTCTAAGTTAAATAAAGTGCGTCCGCAGGAAGGACAGGCGACGTACTCCACCATAGTTTTCCGCAATCCCAAAGCTTGCAGAATGCTGTAGCAGACGGGAATTTCTTTTTCTGGTGCTTCTGTCAGGGAGACGCGAATTGTATCGCCAATGCCATCAGCTAATAATGGGGCAATGCCAGCCGTAGATTTAATTCGTCCGTATTCCCCGTCTCCGGCTTCTGTGACGCCCAAATGCAGGGGATAATCCATGCCCAACTCATCCATACGCTTGGCCATGAGACGATAGGCGGCTACCATGACAGGTACTCGCGAGGCCTTCATCGAAATTACTAAATTGTGGAAGTTGAGCGATTCACAAATCCGAATGAATTCTAAAGCAGATTCCACCATGCCTTCTGGAGTATCGCCGTAGGTAAATAGCATTCTCTCGGCCAGAGAACCATGATTTACCCCGATGCGCATAGCTTTACCTTGATCTCTTAAAGAGACGACCAAAGGTTCTAGGGTTTCGCGGATTTTTTCCCCAATTTCATCAAATTCTGCTTTGGTGTATTCACTTCGATGAGAATTTGGTTTTTCAAAGACATATAAACCGGGATTAATCCGTACTTTCTCAATGTGCTGGGCAACTTCTAAAGCAATTCTCATGCCGTTGTGATGCACATCAGCAACAATAGGCACATCTCGATAGGTTTGGATGAGTTTTTGTTTAATTTCCGCTAAAGCTTTGGCATGAGCCATACTAGGCACAGTGACGCGGACAATTTCGCAGCCAATCTCGTGCAGACGACGAATAGCTGCCACAGAACCATCAATATCTAGCGTGTCTTCATTAATCATTGACTGCACTACCACAGGATAGCCACCGCCAATAGTGACATCTCCCACCTTTACCGGACGGGTTTTACGCCGCTTAATTGTTGTATCAAAGGTAGGTTCGCTAGATGTGGAGTTTACAGTTGTAACTGTGGGCAGAGTTTGCATAACCTCATTAGGTAAATTTGCTGTAGCGAAAATATCAAATTTCAAAATCTCTGTTTCTCAGATTGCCACAGCTGGGGCGATTTTAGTCAATGAGGTAGTAAAAAAAAAAGAAATTGAGAAAGTAGACGAAATAAAGGAGATTGATTGATTTTTCTCTTTACCGAAAATAGACGATTTACTAGCTTTTGCAGTTGGGTAGCGATCGCTCTCTTACTGAGTTATAAATGCTATCACGAATGCCAATTATTTTAATAAATCAGCTTTTATAATTTTTATCTATGATATGCATCAATGCGCAGCTTTCATTACAACGCTATTTCCGTAGTATATAATTAACTCGCTCTCTAGCTGATGGAGAAATAAATTATTATTCATCAATAGTGAAAATATCAACATCTATCTCATCTAATATAGATGCATCATATTGTGGTAGGAAATCAATAATCTCTTCTTCCTCTTCGTCTTGATAGTCAGCAATCTCTTCAACTTTATTTTCTGGCATGATGGTATTACAGAAAATAGCATCAGCCAGATCTGTATATTTTAAATAGGTATCTTGCAAGTCTGTATTTGTGAGATTAGCATTCCTCAAATCTGTGTGGATTAGGTTAGCACCTTTCAAGTTACTCCCACTCAGATCGACACCGCTTAAGTCAAGATTTCTGAGATTACAACCACTAAAATCTAATCCACGCAAGTCAGCACCGGGATACATACGAATCACGCCTGGTGGGTCATTTACTGCTGTGTCTTTAAAAGGATGATAATTATAGTAGATAGCATCAGTTAAATCTGCACCACACTGATTTACTTCAGTCGGATCGTTAACATATAAAACAGTACGTCTAAGATAAACTTTTTTGAAGTAATTCTTAAAAGCGACAACAAACCAATTATCAATATTTGCTTTTTCCCAATTGG
The genomic region above belongs to Calothrix sp. NIES-2098 and contains:
- a CDS encoding cell division protein FtsZ; protein product: MTLDNNQGLTYKNSQSVGQSGFSLAVNSNNPFNHSGLNFGQNHDSKKITAESNRIGEIVPGRVANIKVIGVGGGGGNAVNRMIESDVSGVEFWSINTDAQALTLAGAPSRLQIGQKLTRGLGAGGNPAIGQKAAEESRDEIATALEGADLVFITAGMGGGTGTGAAPIVAEVAKEMGALTVGVVTRPFVFEGRRRTSQAEQGIEGLKSRVDTLIIIPNNKLLEVIPEQTPVQEAFRYADDVLRQGVQGISDIITIPGLVNVDFADVRAVMADAGSALMGIGVSSGKSRAREAAIAAISSPLLECSIEGARGVVFNITGGSDLTLHEVNAAAETIYEVVDPNANIIFGAVIDDRLQGEVRITVIATGFTGELQAAPQQTVANTRVATPPPKRPMSQPPAASPPTPIAEPKEKPVLDIPDFLQRRRNPPKN
- a CDS encoding glutathione synthetase, producing the protein MKLAFIIDPIHQLDPCHDTSVALMEAAQILGHEVWVTQANLLSVVEGKAWAILQRVELIPVQLVEGRYFAVNPWYKLSEAQPAFTCLDTMDAVFMRTDPPVNDSYLYATYILDYINQDKTLIINSPKGIRGANEKMYALQFTNVIPETIVSADKHVIRKFVEAKGATVLKPLGNKAGEGILFLQSSDRNFNSIVELSTFQGRVPVMVQTYLPQAKDGDKRIILLNGEPIGALNRLSSGSDFRNNMATGGTVAQTEITSREHEICTQIAEKLRQDGLIFVGIDVIGGYLTEVNVTSPTGVREIDRFNGTSLGRLVILWVEQTLQRKK
- a CDS encoding glutaredoxin, with the translated sequence MAAKVEIYTWRTCPFCIRAKNLLNNKGVEFIEYKIDGDETARAKMAQRANGRRSLPQIFINDNHVGGCDDIYVLENQGKLDDLLTSSNSV
- a CDS encoding prolyl 4-hydroxylase alpha subunit, yielding MAFAFKDKVETNMTTEPEISVQAIETVQLVNVNALSSEYLQIENFLTPDEHQQLLKYVLEKKADFVPTSTSTNAMNYRESLVLYSFPEFSELILQKIDAIIPDVITKLGLQSFAINYIESQLTAHNDGHYYKIHNDNGSPETFLRELTYVYYFYREPKPFSGGELLIYDSQISNKFYVNSDLFNTVEPRNNSIVFFLSRYMHEVRPVSCPSQAFADSRFTINGWINRTAN
- a CDS encoding GTP-binding protein HSR1-related protein — protein: MCAYLNRRGQVIRVGVGTPRQTQIPPLELPRYAAERLSGIRCIATHLKSEPPNEAALTAMALQRLDALAVLNITGTGFTRRGGGAAGYVKEAYLAHLTPQESQPMLASATLSKVGSSAVQSPSWSVSPPLSLDELTQQDLIDLVENLEAEFQREFVAQQVDIDHDRVLIVGVMTDEMTPLAFHDTLAELARLVDTAGGDVLQTVQQKRSRIHPQTVVGEGKVQEVALTAQTLGANLVVFDRDLSPAQVRNLEAQIGVRVVDRTEVILDIFAQRAQSRAGKLQVELAQLEYMLPRLTGRGQAMSRLGGGIGTRGPGETKLETERRAIQRRISRLQQEVNQLQAHRSRLRQRRQHREVPSVALVGYTNAGKSTLLNALTNAEVYTADQLFATLDPTTRRLVIPHAETGESQEILLTDTVGFIHELPVSLMDAFRATLEEVTEADALLHLVDLSHPAWLSHIRSVREILAQMPVTPGPALVAFNKIDRVNSETLALAREEFPLAVFISASQRLGLETLRHRLTQLIQYAVDSR
- a CDS encoding carboxyl-terminal protease, giving the protein MVITKSKLVLGATAVTLSTIAITSLGIHSRGQALNNSPKELIDEVWQVVQRQYVDGTFNQVDWQAVRKEYLSKSYSSKKEAYKSIREMLKKLDDPYTRFMDPEEFKNMQVDTSGELTGIGITISQDEKTKQLVVIAPIEDTPAFKAGILAKDEILKIDGKSTEGMDTNQAVSLIRGEAGSKVKLTIRRSGQTKDFEITRARIEIHPVKFSQKQTPAGNIGYIRLNQFSANAGKEMRNAIKDLETKQVVGYVMDLRGNPGGLLFSSVEIARMWLNKGTIVSTIDRQGEQEREIANGRALTDKPLVVLVDKGSASASEILSGALQDNKRATLVGSQTFGKGLVQSVRPLEDGSGLAVTIAKYHTPSGKDINKHGIDPDVKVDLTDAQRKDLWLNERDKFATLQDPQFAKAVEVLGKQIAARGTTSVGKN
- a CDS encoding pentapeptide repeat protein; translated protein: MNRDELLRLYTAGERDFSGFDLRGVKLKGIELIGVNFRNANLSNTKLAYADILQSNLQGANLSEANLDHTRIDECDLTGANLKNIDAFQSSLEGSNLTGANLSQALLRGVCLVAVNLSDTNWEKANIDNWFVVAFKNYFKKVYLRRTVLYVNDPTEVNQCGADLTDAIYYNYHPFKDTAVNDPPGVIRMYPGADLRGLDFSGCNLRNLDLSGVDLSGSNLKGANLIHTDLRNANLTNTDLQDTYLKYTDLADAIFCNTIMPENKVEEIADYQDEEEEEIIDFLPQYDASILDEIDVDIFTIDE